In a genomic window of Flavobacteriales bacterium:
- the rpsO gene encoding 30S ribosomal protein S15, translating to MYLTNEAKKAIFTEHGGSEKNTGGAESQIALFTTRIDHLTGHLKTNKKDHGTEKALMDLVGKRKQLLNYLKTHDIERYRAIIGKLGLRK from the coding sequence ATGTACCTGACCAACGAGGCCAAGAAGGCCATTTTCACCGAGCACGGTGGGTCTGAGAAGAACACTGGCGGTGCCGAGAGCCAGATCGCGCTCTTCACCACCCGCATTGACCACCTCACCGGCCACCTGAAGACCAACAAGAAGGACCATGGAACCGAGAAGGCTCTGATGGACCTGGTGGGCAAGCGCAAGCAATTGCTCAACTACCTGAAGACGCACGACATCGAACGCTACCGGGCCATCATCGGCAAGCTCGGCCTGCGCAAGTGA
- a CDS encoding acetyl-CoA carboxylase carboxyltransferase subunit beta translates to MGWFTRTKEGITTSTEEKKETPEGLWYKCPSCDEIVTSEDHENNLWVCAKCNYHEKVGSEEYFALLFDDHKYTEIGAELIAGDPLQFEDTKKYTDRLAKTRAESGLNDALRAAEGKLDKHYAVIACMDFRFIGGSMGSVVGEKIAMAADQALKRKCPLIVISKSGGARMMEAGFSLMQMAKTSAKLTLLAKKKLPYISILTDPTTGGVTASFAMLGDLNIAEPKALIAFAGPRVVKETIGRDLPEGFQTSEFVLEHGFLDKIVERKDLKGFLAKTFQMFRS, encoded by the coding sequence ATGGGTTGGTTCACACGCACCAAGGAAGGCATCACCACCTCCACCGAGGAGAAGAAGGAGACGCCAGAAGGCCTCTGGTACAAATGCCCGAGCTGCGATGAGATCGTGACCAGCGAGGACCACGAGAACAACCTGTGGGTCTGCGCCAAGTGCAACTACCATGAGAAGGTCGGCAGCGAAGAGTACTTCGCCCTGCTCTTCGACGACCACAAATACACGGAGATCGGCGCTGAACTGATCGCCGGCGACCCGCTGCAATTCGAGGACACCAAGAAGTACACCGACCGCTTGGCGAAGACGCGGGCCGAGAGCGGCCTGAACGACGCCCTGCGCGCAGCGGAAGGCAAATTGGACAAGCATTACGCGGTGATCGCCTGCATGGACTTCCGCTTCATAGGCGGAAGCATGGGCAGCGTGGTAGGCGAGAAGATCGCCATGGCCGCGGACCAGGCCCTCAAGCGCAAGTGCCCGCTCATTGTTATCAGCAAGAGCGGCGGTGCCCGGATGATGGAGGCCGGCTTCAGCCTGATGCAGATGGCCAAGACCAGCGCCAAGCTCACCCTGCTCGCCAAGAAGAAGCTGCCCTACATCAGCATCCTCACCGATCCCACCACGGGCGGCGTAACGGCCAGCTTCGCCATGCTGGGCGACCTGAACATCGCCGAGCCCAAGGCCCTGATCGCTTTCGCCGGCCCGCGCGTGGTGAAGGAGACCATCGGCCGCGACCTGCCCGAAGGCTTCCAGACCAGCGAGTTCGTGCTGGAGCATGGCTTCCTGGACAAGATCGTGGAGCGCAAGGACCTGAAGGGCTTCCTGGCGAAGACCTTTCAGATGTTCAGGAGCTGA